In one window of Primulina tabacum isolate GXHZ01 chromosome 8, ASM2559414v2, whole genome shotgun sequence DNA:
- the LOC142552549 gene encoding transcription factor RADIALIS-like: MASTSMTRPSGSSWTAKENKAFEKALAVFDKDTPDRWANVAKTVGGRTPDEVKRHYEILVEDVKYIESGRVPFPNYRITNGEAQRTRIVNMR, encoded by the exons ATGGCATCAACCTCGATGACCCGTCCCTCAGGCAGCTCTTGGACCGCCAAGGAGAACAAGGCGTTCGAGAAGGCGTTGGCCGTGTTCGACAAGGACACACCAGATCGTTGGGCGAACGTGGCGAAGACCGTCGGAGGGCGAACCCCCGATGAAGTGAAGAGGCATTACGAAATCCTTGTGGAAGATGTCAAGTATATTGAGAGTGGTAGAGTGCCATTTCCTAACTACAGGATTACCAACGGGGAAGCACAAAG GACGAGGATTGTGAACATGCGGTGA
- the LOC142552548 gene encoding protein RADIALIS-like 4, whose translation MASSSLSSTRWTPQENKLFEKALARFDKDTPDRWQNIARAMGGGKSPDEVKRHFEILMEDLRRIESGYVPFPSYR comes from the coding sequence ATGGCCTCAAGTTCACTGAGTTCAACCCGGTGGACGCCCCAAGAAAACAAACTGTTCGAGAAGGCATTGGCTCGCTTCGACAAGGACACCCCCGACCGCTGGCAGAACATAGCTCGGGCCATGGGAGGCGGCAAGTCGCCCGACGAGGTGAAAAGGCATTTCGAGATTCTGATGGAGGATCTCCGGCGAATCGAGTCCGGCTACGTCCCGTTTCCTAGTTACAGATGA